In the genome of Nerophis lumbriciformis linkage group LG32, RoL_Nlum_v2.1, whole genome shotgun sequence, one region contains:
- the LOC133574494 gene encoding PH and SEC7 domain-containing protein 4 isoform X2 codes for MTGRADSAGDNQTSFQGGKMAEGSKKCPDECVTNPVNVEVPTPPQKTDNKGPTCELTKDVRPAVATSQGASVPGGDYAEILETSVEIQTEPSKSSQNFGLPEQTQTNNTAHCEGSVHVGQLHGLFEEKVSILPVDSEAQQEENRTAQQASSLPQHKGPTETKTSHEAQEVKGVLNGSVTVLMASEETSRRSEEATPYMNGGDVDRERVCCLAQRLFKLDGIQRVDVVKHLDKDNAFSHAVGEEYLKFFDFTGQTLDQALRSFLKVVILLGETQERERVLQHFAGRFHQCNPDSFFSRESVLALTCALMLLNTDLHGQNVGKAMSSSKFVSNLDGMNNGENFSKDQLKCLYNSIKSEPLQWAVDEVELTLALTGEDAPLRSKSNPFQDVPHDKAAPVVKQGFLQRKIHADIDGKRTPWGKRRWKTFYGVLKGMVLYLQKDHSRKEQQANEEVVSVHHSLAEPAVDYTKKPYVFRLQTADWRVFLFQASSKMEMMSWINRINLVSALHSSPPFPAAVGSQRRFCRPILPASQSAHTLERQLQSHTRMLESFKADLSHLQENLPEGRKGRGKEMEEHRTRAEYLQHEICRYESYSCVLLAWKSVQKTSDGGALITAALGVFDKAMCASPLVEKDDDEKGRLTKSHSSPSLELEMTPPSTIKVKRNISERWTYRRTITPRLNKDA; via the exons ATGACTGGACGCGCCGATTCAGCAGGAGACAACCAAACTTCATTTCAAGGCGGAAAGATGGCGGAAGGGAGCAAAAAGTGTCCTGATGAATGCGTCACCAACCCTGTTAACGT GGAGGTCCCTACACCGCCACAAAAAACTGACAATAAGGGACCAACTTGTGAGCTTACTAAGGATGTACGTCCTGCGGTAGCCACAAGTCAAGGAGCTTCAGTTCCTGGAGGTGATTATGCCGAGATATTAGAAACATCTGTAGAGATACAGACAGAACCAAGTAAGTCCTCACAGAACTTCGGACTGCCAGAGCAGACCCAAACAAACAATACAGCTCACTGTGAAGGCTCAGTCCACGTGGGACAGCTGCATGGATTATTTGAGGAAAAGGTTTCAATCCTGCCTGTGGACTCTGAAGCGCAGCAGGAGGAGAACCGAACAGCTCAGCAAGCCTCATCCTTGCCCCAGCACAAAGGTCCTACAGAGACTAAAACGTCACACGAGGCACAGGAGGTCAAAGGCGTTCTTAATGGATCCGTAACGGTACTTATGGCAAGTGAGGAGACAAGCCGAAGGTCAGAGGAAGCGACGCCTTACATGAATGGCGGCGACGTGGACAGAGAGAGGGTGTGCTGCCTCGCCCAACGCCTATTTAAGCTGGATGGGATCCAGCGAGTGGATGTGGTGAAGCACCTTGACAAAGA TAATGCCTTCAGTCATGCGGTTGGAGAGGAATACCTCAAGTTCTTTGATTTCACCGGGCAAACTCTGGATCAAGCCCTGAG GTCTTTTTTAAAAGTGGTCATCCTGCTAGGAGAGACCCAGGAGAGGGAGCGGGTGCTGCAGCACTTCGCCGGGCGCTTCCATCAGTGCAACCCGGACTCCTTCTTCTCGAGAG AGTCTGTGTTGGCTCTCACGTGCGCTCTCATGCTCCTCAACACAGACTTGCATGGACAG AATGTTGGAAAAGCCATGTCCTCTTCCAAGTTTGTGTCCAACCTAGATGGGATGAACAATGGAGAAAACTTCAGCAAAGATCAGCTGAAA TGTCTGTACAACTCCATCAAGAGCGAGCCATTGCAGTGGGCGGT TGACGAAGTGGAGCTGACGTTGGCGTTGACGGGGGAGGACGCACCCTTGCGGTCTAAGAGCAACCCCTTCCAGGACGTTCCCCATGACAAGGCGGCGCCGGTAGTCAAGCAGGGCTTCCTTCAGAGGAAGATCCATGCCGACATCGACGGGAAGCGCA CCCCTTGGGGTAAAAGGCGCTGGAAGACATTCTACGGCGTGTTGAAAGGAATGGTCCTTTACTTACAGAAG GATCACAGTAGGAAGGAGCAGCAGGCTAACGAGGAGGTGGTGAGTGTACATCACTCGCTGGCCGAGCCAGCGGTCGACTACACAAAGAAGCCGTATGTGTTCCGTCTGCAGACGGCCGACTGGAGGGTTTTCCTTTTTCAAGCTTC ATCCAAAATGGAGATGATGTCGTGGATCAACCGCATTAACCTGGTGTCTGCTCTCCACTCCTCTCCTCCGTTCCCTGCTGCCGTCGGCTCCCAGAGGAGGTTTTGCAGGCCGATCCTGCCCGCCTCGCAATCCGCTCACACTCTG GAGCGCCAGCTGCAGTCTCACACCAGAATGCTGGAGTCCTTCAAAGCTGACCTATCGCATCTCCAGGAGAACCTGCCGGAGGGCAGAAAGGGCAGAGGAAAGGAGATGGAGGAGCATCGTACCAGAGCGGAGTACCTGCAGCACGAG ATCTGTCGGTACGAGAGCTACTCATGTGTGCTGCTGGCCTGGAAGAGCGTCCAGAAGACCAGCGACGGCGGCGCTTTGATCACCGCCGCCCTCGGCGTGTTTGACAAAGCCATGTGCGCGTCCCCTCTGGTTGAGAAGGACGATGATGAAAAAGGCCGTCTGACCAAATCACACTCCAGCCCCTCCCTGGAGCTGGAGATGACGCCGCCCAGCACCATCAAAGTCAAGCGCAACATTTCAGAAAGGTGGACTTACCGTAGGACCATCACGCCTCGACTGAATAAGGACGCATGA